In Denitratisoma sp. DHT3, one DNA window encodes the following:
- the cyoE gene encoding heme o synthase, which produces MSEMHTTTSQSATAYQTMRSVLGVFKPRIGLVIAITALAGMAVSSGPSLSAGQTVVLFLAVLLSSASAGAFNQYYEYDIDPLMRRTKSRVFASGSMRRGPKWLLAIGGLLALSVAAAGWMLNAWVALYVFLGAFFYAVVYTVWLKRRTWLNIVIGGLAGSWAVLAGAAAVNPDLGAVPLALAFILFLWTPPHFWSLAIACKDDYAAAQIPMLPVVVGESRAARMVFEAALMLVAASFLPALLGLGMLYLAAAALGGGWFVHKAWKLAKAPSRTTAMSCFFASLIQLSLLLAATMIEAWL; this is translated from the coding sequence ATGTCGGAAATGCACACTACAACTTCCCAATCCGCGACCGCTTACCAGACGATGCGTAGCGTGCTTGGCGTCTTCAAGCCACGTATCGGATTGGTCATCGCTATCACCGCTCTCGCCGGGATGGCTGTCAGTTCAGGCCCCAGCCTGAGTGCTGGACAAACTGTCGTACTTTTTTTGGCCGTGCTGCTCTCCTCCGCCAGCGCCGGCGCTTTCAATCAATATTACGAATACGATATCGATCCGCTGATGCGGCGCACCAAGAGTCGCGTCTTTGCCAGCGGCTCGATGCGGCGCGGCCCCAAATGGCTGCTGGCCATCGGCGGACTGCTCGCCCTCTCCGTGGCGGCAGCCGGCTGGATGCTGAACGCCTGGGTGGCTCTCTACGTATTTCTCGGTGCGTTCTTCTACGCCGTGGTTTACACCGTCTGGCTCAAGCGCCGGACGTGGCTCAACATCGTGATTGGCGGCCTGGCCGGCAGTTGGGCGGTGCTGGCCGGCGCGGCGGCGGTCAACCCCGACCTGGGTGCCGTACCCCTGGCCCTGGCCTTCATCCTGTTCCTGTGGACCCCGCCCCATTTCTGGAGCCTGGCCATCGCCTGCAAGGATGATTACGCCGCCGCCCAGATCCCCATGCTGCCTGTCGTGGTCGGCGAATCGCGGGCCGCGCGCATGGTGTTCGAGGCCGCATTGATGCTGGTCGCCGCATCCTTTCTGCCGGCCCTGCTGGGACTCGGCATGCTGTATTTGGCCGCTGCGGCGCTGGGTGGAGGCTGGTTTGTCCATAAGGCCTGGAAACTGGCCAAGGCCCCCAGCCGGACGACCGCCATGTCGTGTTTTTTTGCTTCCCTGATTCAATTGTCGCTGCTGCTGGCCGCCACAATGATCGAAGCTTGGCTGTAG
- a CDS encoding SCO family protein, translating into MALALSPIGAVADATKATAQPINSVTNITLTTLDREAALAKSQAAVGRSLPPVVLRDRTGQALDLPSLRGKPLLVNFIYTGCFEVCPTITRNLQKAVEGTVNTLGADRFTIVSIGFNQPFDSPQAMNSYALQQGVRLPNWLFLSPETKDVESLTAAFGFSYVQNPAGFDHLNQVTLLDSEGRIVRQIYGENFTTNMLVEPLKSLVIGNALPAERSTVAELVDRVRILCSVYDPKSGQYRIDYTLFMEIGGFLTFLVGLGYAFWRERRRKPAL; encoded by the coding sequence GTGGCTCTCGCGCTGTCCCCGATCGGCGCGGTCGCTGACGCAACCAAGGCGACCGCCCAACCCATCAATTCCGTCACCAACATCACGCTGACCACCCTCGACCGGGAGGCGGCCCTGGCAAAATCCCAGGCCGCCGTGGGGCGTTCGCTGCCCCCCGTGGTTCTGCGCGACCGTACCGGTCAGGCACTCGACCTGCCCAGCCTGCGCGGCAAGCCGTTGCTGGTCAATTTCATCTACACCGGCTGCTTCGAGGTCTGTCCCACCATCACCCGCAATCTGCAAAAAGCGGTGGAGGGCACGGTGAATACGCTGGGAGCGGATCGCTTCACCATCGTCAGCATCGGCTTCAACCAGCCGTTCGACTCACCGCAGGCCATGAACTCCTACGCCCTGCAGCAAGGCGTGCGCTTGCCCAACTGGCTGTTCCTCAGCCCCGAAACCAAGGATGTCGAATCCCTCACCGCCGCCTTCGGTTTCAGCTATGTGCAAAACCCTGCCGGCTTCGACCATCTGAACCAGGTCACCCTGCTGGACAGCGAAGGCCGCATCGTCCGTCAGATCTACGGCGAAAACTTCACCACCAACATGCTGGTGGAGCCCCTGAAGTCACTGGTGATCGGCAACGCCCTGCCGGCGGAGCGCAGCACGGTCGCCGAATTGGTGGATCGGGTGCGCATTCTCTGCTCCGTATATGATCCCAAGAGCGGCCAATACCGCATCGACTACACTTTGTTCATGGAAATCGGCGGGTTCCTGACCTTCCTGGTCGGACTGGGTTACGCGTTCTGGCGTGAACGGCGGCGCAAGCCGGCGCTCTGA